The nucleotide sequence gcccagctggggctgccctgggagcaggcaggcagcagccatcCATgactcccatccctgctgccacctccttCCTTCACTCTTTCCATGTTAGGAGGATGTTACATCCCAGCCATGTCAAAAGCCATAACCAAAGGAGTAAGAAGCTTGGTGCACATTTTGGAAAGGGCTGCTGATGGGATGCCTCTGACATCCTGGCCCATCTACCAGCAGCATCCTCTTCTCCCACAGCAAGAGCATCCAACATCACCCACCTTCAGCGAGATGGTTAAAGTTTTGATGGGAGAGAGGGATTAGAAGAGAAAGATTTTGGAAGAACACTGCAAATCACCAAGCATCTGGCCCTAAAGGAAAGAGCCAGTATCCGATGATGCTCCACTTTGTGCAACAAGTAAACAGGAAGAgtcagtattttgttttgtatttaaaaatacacagaaggTCCATATGGATGTAAGGGTTTGTGGCTGGGAGTTTATTCCAGCAAATCCGCTGGCACAGCTCCTAGAGGTCGGGCAGGAACTGGCAGCAGGGCCCATCTGATctctgcagaggcagccagcTCGGGGCCCAGGGGAGCCCAGCCCCTCTTAATGCATTAGGGCCGGTCACTGAGGGTGAGCTCAACTCCTCAAATACAAGCACaggccccagcagggcagggaaaggcagcagcagctcctgctgagttTTCAGCTGCCAGAGACTGCCAAAAACACATGGTGTTGAGCAAGGGCTTGCGGGAAAGGATGCACATTTTACCCTGCTGGGGTCTGATGGATCCActcagcagctcccccagctctggcaggctTTGTAAACATGGAGAAAGCCTCCTTCATTAAGGCCAACCCTTGGCACATGATCCAGTGCGATTCCACTTAACAGATTGAGTCCAGCCAAGCCTTGACATATGTCAATGCAAGATGGATGGTGCTTTCTCATGTGTGCTTCCTTGGTGGGCTCCTTAGAGTTGCCAATCTGTTCAGCTGCCAGAAGAACTGCAAAGGTCTTCTCCAGAAAGCCTTCTGCAGGTGCAATCCAACCCCGCATGGCAGCACAGTTCAAAGCCTGGCAGCAATAAAGGTGCAGGTGAGCCAGCTCCGTTACAGGCGTCCTGAGAGCTCTGCCACAGAGGTGCAGAGAGGGTGCACAGACATGCCAAACCTTTCAACCAGGTGGGGTTTCAGTGGCCAGGATTAAACCCAGAATCTAAGGCAGATGTCCCCCAGCAGGCTCTCCCTCTCTTGGCAGAGAGCAGCTTTGTTCTACAGAGCAATAACAGAAGTGAAGTCCTCCCCATTcactgcacagcccagggaaggatCAGTCCCAGCCTTTGGTACCCGCCCTCCAGAGTATTGATGGGGGGCTTGGCCCCAGGCAGGAAAGGCATCATCTACTCCCAGACACACCCCATTACTGATGGAGTCTCTGGCCTCCCCTCCACAAGCCTTTCTACAACAAAGGCAGATTGGTctgaggcagggaagggcagcttCAGCACAGGAAAAGACTTCCTCTCCTGTTATGCTGCTTTGCTGAACCTCCCCTTTGATCCCTGGGGAAAGGGATAATTTGGCAGCTGGAAGGCTATTGTGTGCCTCGTGCTGCTAAAGGCTTGCTTGAGAGCTGGAGTGAGTTGGTAACTACACAGCCAACACAACTGCCCTAACAGGCAGGTAAGCCTAATTTGTCACTGCTGGGGAAAATGGCTTCAAggaaaaagggaatgaaaaacCCATTTTCATGAACAGCGTGAGTTTTTTGTCATAGTACCACAAACTTCATGAATTGATTCTCTGTGGAAACCTCACTAATTTCCCTCTCACCAGACTGCTGCTGTTCGCATCTGTCCTATCCTTTAAACAGTGAGGGTGCTGATCAAAGTCAAGTTCAGAGGCAAATTCTAGCATCTGAGTTCTCAAAGAAATTTTCTAGCACTTTCCAAAGCACTAAAATGTGCAAGTTAAGGATCCATCAAAGGAGGATGAAGACAGGAGCAGATTTACAGAGCCAAATGTTTAATAACTTTTCAAGAACAAGTATTACATCCATATTTAGAGCATATATAAGAgatggaaaacaaggaaataaaaaaaattgctaacTTCAAGAGGATACACTTAACTCCACAATTCCTGCTGAATCCCTTCTTTGGAGGCACAGCGGCCACTTTGAGCAAGACAAGACTGGGTACCAGGCCACCTGCACAGTTTAGGCTCAGCACTTAAGGAACAGCCAGGAAAACTCTGACTCGGTACAATTTGCACGCCAACGTCTCTTCCCAACGTGGTGTTATTGctggacagagcagggagaagaaaggagacaCTTAAAAGGCTTGGCAGCACAAGACAACAGTACTGGGAGGGTTCCAAGCACTCCCCAAACACCTCTGTGAGGCTGCTACAGCCCAGAAGGCAGTGACAGGTTCCCCAGAGCTGTTACCTACAGTTAACACTGCCTTCTACCTCCCACTACGATCAGCCCCCAACATTCTCCCTCAGCAGCTTGAAACTTTGCCCAGGAATCTTCTTTTCTAAAAGAAGTGTTTGCATTGGGACAGGCTGGCCCTGGCAAAGAAGGTGCTTCCTCACAAGCCTCAAAATTGGTGCATGTTGCTCAAGATCTCTCAATATGCCAGCATGTTCACTCCTCTCCCAtcactgcaggagcagagcttggCATCTCCTCCTGAGGGCAGCCATGGTGGCTCCTTCCCCCCTCATGGCACCACTTTCTGCACTGGGTGGGGAAAAGATCAGAGGCTCATTTTGGGCTAGAGGGACACAAACAGCATCTCTCCTGGAAGACAAatgtggagctgcagctgctctgaagagCAAAGTTGCTGAGCTGAGTCATGGATGAAAGCTCTGGAGAGATGCCGGGAGGCTGCGACTGCCCAGAGTCCTTCAGCACGACCAGGGAGGACATGGGGAGCAGCTGAACAGCTCACCCTGCTCCTAGATGGGAATGACAATTTCCGTGTGTTTTGGCAGGAAAGCTACACAACAAGGCACCCAGACAGACTGCTCACCCTGGCAACAGAGagggtgctgctccctggctggTGGCCAAAGCTGGcaagagctctgctgccagaaGAAACTCCGGGttgaaaaggcagcaggaggaggcagaggaatgGTAGTCTGGCTCACTGTTCTCCCACCCTCCTTCCCGCATCTAGCTCACCTTGGCCTTGTTCTGGACAGGCAGATACAGCTTGAACTCAGCTGGGAGCTCATCCTCTGAGTACAGCCGGTCAGAGAAATACACCCGTCGGATGCGACAGTTGGCGTGGATCTGAGAGTCAAAACAAAGAGTCAGTCCACTCTGCACATGCTCTTTCCACATCCAGCTTTGGTGTCATGCTGCAACATGGATTCTTTggctcagcagctggaaatcCACCtcactgttttgcttttttgaatCTCACAGGGCATCAGAGAAATGTTGGTCTGTGCCCTCTGTTTTGCATTAGATGCTCTCTCCAGGAATGAAGACTTGCTCAAAAGATTTGGCCAAGCTCTGGCATCTCTGCCAACTGAGATCTGTCTTAGTTGCTAATGGGGATTCTCTGCTGCTACCTGACCTCTGCTTTGCTGGTATCAGCATTTGCCAGAACACCCACAGCCTCAGCTTGCTGCATTTTTAACACGCCCACTTCAGGGCCTCCCTGAGGTCAGGAATGAGCCTGTCCAGTCTGTGCTGCCTCCACTATCAGCTGGCAGCAAAGGGGTTGCTCTGGTCCCCCTCACGAGTATGTGAGAAGGCAGACAACTCTCAGCTTACTGCCTGCACCTCAGGGCAATCCTGCAAGGAACTGCAGCACTCCCCTCATACTAAGGAACCAGCACGCTCCACACAGACATTCCTCAAAATAACACATATCACTGGACACTGTGAACATGATTCCCTAGCATATGGAACAAGCTCCATGTCCTCAGCAGGAACAAACACGGCATCAGCTCTGTTACAAGGGACTCAGTGAAAGCAGGGTCACTCCACTGCCACTAAGCTTGACCAGGGGTATGAATGGTCTGCACACCATGGCTCCTATTCATTCAGTCTGGATAGTAAGGCCACACACAGATAATTCCCAAGAGAGCTCCACCTTCATGGCATGCCACAGGGAACTGCAGGTCTCACCCTAACCAACAGCCAGCCAGAGAAACAAGAAGCAAATGGGCTCCCTCAACCCAGTCTAGTCAAGTAAAGTGAGGCCTCAGTCAGGCCTTTGCTCCTGTTCCACAGTGCTCTGcaaagggcagggctggcaaaGGAACCCCACAGATTCCcatgctgctgtcccagccagaGGAACACCAGCAGGCGCTGGTCTCCCGGGGCAGGGCACGGCTGCTTCTCACCTGCACTCTCAGGGTCTCGATGTAGTTGGTGCCGTAGGCGCGGCGCGTGAAGTCGGACAGGTTGAACTGGATCTGGTTCCAGCCGTCGTCCAGCCGCATGGGCATGGTGCAGATGAAGGGCTTCACCCGTGTCGTGCTCTGGTAGTTGCTCGCCCGGAAACGCCGACGGACGTTCTTATCATCCAGCAcctgggcagggaaggcaggctGCTCACACAGTGCCAGGCCCCCGGCTCCCCAGGACAGCGCTACCCGGCTCCAAGAGGGCTCTCTACTCCCATCCCTCCATTCCACAGCAGAAGGAATTTTGACACAGGAAACAGACCCATTTTAGGAATAGCAACAATCTGTTTGTCAGCTGACTGATGCCCCCATACCAGAAGACCTGACACACCACATGGCCAAGAAAGCAAAACTGTTTTGGGGATCACTCACTGCCTGGGACAAGTTCCAACACAAGACTGCAGGCTCTCTGGCGCCTTCCTCAGTGGTCCCTGGAGGGGCCTCCCCACTGCACACTCCTCACCTGCACTTcaaaagtgaagtattttttcagGTTCTTGATGATCATCACTAGGAAAGGTAGTTTGATGCCCAGGGTCTTCTTTGGGTCAGCAGGGCACGTGATGTACGTGGTACTGAGAGGTGAGAGAAAAACAATTCAGGATCTCACACAGCACAAAGTGCACAGCCTGAGGTAACCCAAGTCTCTCCTTTGGCCTAATGCAGCCTTGGAGGATAGGCAGAAATGGATAACTGTGATCATAAGATCTCAGCAACAACCAGGGCTTCCTGTAACAGGAGGAAGAGTTTCAGAGGTAGCTGCAGgcagaaaaagataaaaggcaaaaagaatGCATCTCAAATTGCACTTTTCTCACCCAGGGCATGAAACACCTTCCTGGACAGCTTCACCTCCCCAATTTCAAGGCCATGTCAGCGCTGTTCCTTAACACTACCTCCTCCTACCCTTGACTGAACAGGTAGAGCCCTCCAGATCATGGCAAGAggccctgtgtgctctgcatggCTGGGAAAACAGAGGTCATGAGCCCTAGGAGTACACGTCACACCTGGCAAGTTCTGTATCAACACTTGGAGGAAGAGAAGCATTGGCTCAGtctgcctgcaggagaggagTCTCCACTGCCCTTATAAGGAGCGCCCTGCTCTGAATCACCCCTGGAGAAGCCTTGGAGACTCAGCCCGCTCATGGAGCTGGCGTCTGTCTCCCAGGGTGATGGAGACGAGGTTGCTAAGAGAAGCTCCATAAGCAACTCCCCTCATAAATCTCCCTTTGATCTTCCTGCTGTAGGGAGAGCAGCCACCACGTTAGGAGAACAGGGCCAAGACAACAGAAGAGACAGCAGACAGTGCTGCTTTTTCAGTAACTGGCAGTGCTGACTGAGGCTGGGTGTTAAATACCgcttttcttcccttcaagtgatggaaaaataatgggattttattttttatccctTAGCCCCACTGAGGATGAGAGTGAGAGTTCTACAGGCACATCCAGGGAAAGGCACAGCACACTGCCACAGAGGAGTATCAGTGATATGACCCAGATTCTTCAATTTATTGACAAAGACATTGCCATCACATTGCTGTAGTTTGAAGATGATGTCTGCTGGGCATTGACATCTATCACTCTGCTTCAGGGCAGAGTCCTGTTCCCCCAGAACAGAAGAGGCTTCTCCTACCTGACATTTGTTCCTTCAATCTCCAGCACCAGTGACTGAATGTCATTGTCCGTGATTCGCTTGATGTGGCCA is from Prinia subflava isolate CZ2003 ecotype Zambia chromosome 13, Cam_Psub_1.2, whole genome shotgun sequence and encodes:
- the CFAP20 gene encoding cilia- and flagella-associated protein 20 isoform X2, which produces MFKNTFQSGFLSVLYSIGSKPLQIWDKKVRNGHIKRITDNDIQSLVLEIEGTNVSTTYITCPADPKKTLGIKLPFLVMIIKNLKKYFTFEVQVLDDKNVRRRFRASNYQSTTRVKPFICTMPMRLDDGWNQIQFNLSDFTRRAYGTNYIETLRVQIHANCRIRRVYFSDRLYSEDELPAEFKLYLPVQNKAKQ
- the CFAP20 gene encoding cilia- and flagella-associated protein 20 isoform X1, producing MFKNTFQSGFLSVLYSIGSKPLQIWDKKVRNGHIKRITDNDIQSLVLEIEGTNVSTTYITCPADPKKTLGIKLPFLVMIIKNLKKYFTFEVQVLDDKNVRRRFRASNYQSTTRVKPFICTMPMRLDDGWNQIQFNLSDFTRRAYGTNYIETLRVQIHANCRIRRVYFSDRLYSEDELPAEFKLYLPVQNKAKVS